One window from the genome of Nicotiana tomentosiformis chromosome 5, ASM39032v3, whole genome shotgun sequence encodes:
- the LOC138892253 gene encoding uncharacterized protein produces the protein MMNGYRTGDCRHLREEVATLLKNRHLREFLSDWAKNNYGPNRDNEEPLKLGDDPQRQTINMIFGVNEINRVTFLAAKNTKVSITHSKRLQEVAEDDITFTEEDVDGLLLSHDTLVISLNVLDFKIKRILVDPESSANIIQWRVLDQAKLTGSIIPAKIILARFNLASVTTQGEILLPTSAKGVMKTTLFEVVDGDIGYNIIVGRPWLHEMRSIPSTYHQLLKFPTL, from the coding sequence ATGATGAATGGTtaccggactggggactgccgacatctgcgTGAAGAGGTGGCAACACTATTGAAAAATAGGCATCTtagagaattcttaagtgactGGGCGAAGAACAACTATGGTCCCAACCGTGATAACGAGGAGCCCTTGAAACTAGGAGACGATCCTCAGCGCCAGactatcaacatgatcttcggggtgAATGAGATCAATAGGGTAACCTTTTTGGCAGCAAAAAATACGAAGGTATCAATAACCCATAGCAAGAGACTCCAGGAAGTCGCTGAagatgatatcactttcacggaggaggacgtGGATGGACTGTTGCTATCGCACGACacattggtaatttctttaaatgtactagattttaaaatcaaacgtattctagtggatccagaaagttcagctaatatcatacaatggagggtaTTGGATCAAGccaaactcaccggaagcatcattccggccaAAATAATCCTCGCcagattcaacctcgcaagcgtgacaacccaAGGAGAGATCCTACTGCCCACAAGCGCTAAAGGAGTGATGAAGACGACTCTTTTTGAAGTGGTGGACGGTGATATAGGATATAATATTATTGTGGGAAGAccgtggttgcacgagatgagatCTATACCGTCAACGTATCATcagttgctgaaattcccaacactcTAA